In Meiothermus ruber DSM 1279, the following proteins share a genomic window:
- a CDS encoding Gfo/Idh/MocA family protein produces the protein MELNVGVVGVGVMGTYHAQVYAGLPGVRLVGVADPDPFRQAAIEQDLEVPAFSSPEELLGKVQAVSIASPTSFHYEQARMFLEAGVHVLLEKPMTRTMHEARELVRLAEQRGVVLQVGHIVRFYRAVNDLMSMVKTPWVLEARRIGNNRRIRDIGVVLDLMIHDLDLVLLLLREKPLRYSVVGRQVDGLDEFAQAVVDFPSGARALFTASRISPQAERSLTITQPGEVLRLDFNSEYTELSLHRSPPVQPDPDRVEPNGRTQVQTERIAIHNDNPLRRQLKHFVDRIQRGEPSLVTLEDDLQALELALELSNALQPVMSR, from the coding sequence ATGGAGCTAAATGTAGGCGTTGTGGGTGTTGGTGTGATGGGGACGTACCACGCTCAGGTATACGCGGGATTGCCAGGGGTTCGTCTGGTGGGGGTGGCCGACCCCGACCCGTTTCGTCAAGCCGCCATCGAGCAGGACCTAGAAGTACCGGCCTTTTCCAGCCCGGAAGAACTGCTGGGCAAGGTGCAGGCGGTTTCGATTGCTTCCCCTACCTCTTTTCACTACGAGCAGGCCCGCATGTTTTTGGAGGCCGGCGTGCATGTGCTTCTGGAGAAGCCCATGACCCGCACCATGCACGAGGCGCGGGAGCTGGTGCGGCTGGCTGAGCAGCGGGGGGTGGTTTTGCAGGTGGGGCATATCGTGCGTTTTTACCGCGCTGTAAACGACCTGATGAGCATGGTCAAAACCCCCTGGGTGCTCGAGGCCCGTCGCATAGGCAACAACCGCCGGATCCGTGACATTGGGGTGGTGCTTGACCTGATGATCCACGACCTGGATCTGGTGCTCTTGCTCCTGCGGGAAAAGCCCTTGCGCTACAGCGTGGTGGGCCGGCAGGTGGATGGGCTGGACGAGTTCGCCCAGGCCGTGGTGGATTTTCCCTCGGGGGCCCGGGCCTTGTTTACCGCCAGCCGGATCTCGCCCCAGGCTGAGCGTTCGCTGACCATCACCCAGCCCGGCGAGGTGCTGCGACTGGATTTCAACAGCGAGTACACCGAGCTTTCGCTGCACCGCTCGCCGCCCGTGCAGCCCGACCCCGACCGGGTTGAGCCCAACGGGCGCACCCAGGTACAGACCGAGCGCATCGCAATTCACAACGACAACCCCCTGCGGCGCCAGCTCAAGCATTTCGTGGATCGGATTCAGAGGGGGGAGCCCTCGCTGGTGACCCTCGAGGACGACCTGCAGGCCCTCGAGCTGGCCCTCGAGCTTTCCAATGCCCTCCAGCCGGTGATGAGCCGTTGA
- a CDS encoding UDP-3-O-(3-hydroxymyristoyl)glucosamine N-acyltransferase gives MLLSEIAQRLGGRLEGPDTEVVTLAPPDRARPGELVVVREARFLPAALETGAALILDETTQCPSGVSRIRVASVQKAWPLVLALFNRPETWAGVGVHPTATLEAGVEVDPTASIGAYVLVCRGAKVGAGAVIAPYCYIGEQAEIGPRTVLEPRVTLYPRTRVGADCHIGAGTVLGAVGFGFQDNRRLPHTGRVVLEDGVELGANCVVQRSVVGETRIGAHSKIGDLTEIGHNVQIGKNVVMVGSSAIGGSAVLEDGVLMGGWVVIADHVRVGRGARLAGSSAISKNVPAGETWAGGIPAQPARRHWRRLAMLDWLASMERTLRQLLRRSR, from the coding sequence ATGCTGCTCTCCGAAATTGCCCAGCGCCTAGGGGGCCGCCTCGAGGGCCCCGATACCGAGGTTGTTACTCTAGCCCCGCCCGACCGGGCCAGGCCGGGCGAGCTGGTGGTGGTGCGGGAGGCCCGGTTTCTGCCGGCAGCTCTGGAGACGGGTGCGGCTTTGATCCTGGATGAGACAACCCAGTGCCCATCGGGTGTCAGCCGGATTCGCGTTGCCTCGGTGCAGAAAGCCTGGCCGCTGGTGCTGGCCCTTTTCAACCGACCCGAGACCTGGGCGGGGGTGGGCGTGCACCCCACCGCCACCCTCGAGGCGGGGGTGGAGGTGGATCCCACTGCTTCGATAGGGGCTTATGTGCTGGTGTGCCGGGGGGCTAAGGTGGGGGCGGGTGCGGTGATAGCCCCCTACTGCTATATCGGGGAGCAGGCCGAGATAGGCCCCCGGACAGTGCTCGAGCCCCGGGTTACGCTCTACCCGCGCACCCGTGTGGGGGCAGACTGCCACATTGGTGCAGGCACGGTGCTGGGCGCTGTTGGATTTGGCTTTCAGGACAACCGACGCCTGCCCCACACCGGCCGGGTGGTGTTGGAGGATGGGGTGGAGCTGGGGGCCAACTGCGTGGTGCAGCGCAGCGTGGTGGGGGAGACCCGCATCGGGGCGCATAGCAAAATCGGCGACCTCACCGAGATCGGCCACAACGTTCAGATCGGAAAGAACGTGGTCATGGTGGGTAGCAGCGCCATTGGGGGCAGCGCGGTGCTGGAGGATGGGGTGCTGATGGGCGGCTGGGTGGTGATTGCCGACCATGTGCGGGTGGGGCGGGGAGCCCGGCTGGCCGGCAGCAGCGCCATTTCCAAGAACGTTCCAGCAGGTGAGACCTGGGCCGGTGGGATTCCGGCCCAGCCGGCCCGCCGGCACTGGCGGCGGCTGGCGATGCTGGACTGGCTGGCTAGCATGGAGCGTACCTTGCGACAACTCCTGCGACGGTCGCGCTGA
- a CDS encoding transposase: protein MKVVQTVQRAYQYAYLLLAVIPAIGQLRWGWIPRLKQEHLKPVLEQWGLAINVWDGAGVHRGRSLSELAGSRILQPAYSPELNPAERVFEEVRRAIEGKVYPSLEHKRLAAEEFLTQLAADPTRVKRLCFWPWIQEALCVTSS, encoded by the coding sequence GTGAAGGTCGTTCAAACGGTACAGCGGGCATACCAGTATGCCTACCTGCTGCTGGCGGTGATACCGGCCATCGGTCAGTTGAGGTGGGGTTGGATTCCCCGCCTGAAGCAAGAACACCTCAAACCGGTGCTGGAGCAATGGGGGTTAGCCATCAACGTTTGGGATGGGGCGGGGGTTCATCGGGGTCGTAGCCTATCCGAGCTAGCGGGGAGTCGTATCCTTCAACCGGCCTATTCGCCCGAGCTCAATCCTGCCGAGCGGGTGTTTGAGGAGGTCAGGCGGGCCATTGAAGGCAAAGTGTACCCTTCGCTGGAACACAAACGCCTGGCTGCCGAGGAGTTCCTCACCCAGCTTGCGGCTGATCCAACTAGGGTCAAGCGGCTTTGCTTTTGGCCTTGGATTCAAGAGGCTTTATGTGTCACCTCGTCGTAG
- a CDS encoding alpha/beta hydrolase — MSNVLVLHGFTSHPTLTMGPLPETLRKAGFTVAQPTLPGHGTRPEDLRGVRWLDWLQTAREAYQALPEPRAVVGLSMGGLLAGWLAAEHKTAALVALAPALGFKNRLAYLAPLLHHVKPWAHSTDPAEEARRRARSPNYPNFPTVALVQLIALQRRVPELLPRVRAPALVLEAAHDDTVPEAAVRRYFALIGGPHKGYRVYQSQHDMLLDPLAQQISDDIAAWLKEKLV; from the coding sequence ATGTCGAACGTTCTGGTTTTGCACGGCTTTACCTCCCACCCCACCCTGACCATGGGGCCGCTCCCCGAAACCCTGCGCAAGGCTGGGTTTACCGTGGCCCAGCCCACCCTGCCCGGCCACGGCACCCGGCCCGAGGATCTGCGCGGTGTGCGCTGGCTGGACTGGCTCCAGACCGCCCGCGAGGCCTATCAGGCGCTCCCCGAGCCCAGGGCGGTGGTGGGCCTCTCGATGGGGGGGCTGCTGGCCGGCTGGCTGGCCGCCGAGCACAAGACCGCCGCCCTGGTGGCCCTGGCCCCGGCGCTGGGCTTCAAGAACCGCCTGGCCTACCTGGCCCCGCTGCTGCACCACGTCAAACCCTGGGCCCACAGCACCGACCCCGCCGAAGAGGCCCGGCGGCGGGCGCGGAGCCCCAACTACCCCAACTTTCCTACCGTGGCCCTGGTGCAGTTAATTGCGCTCCAGCGACGGGTGCCCGAGCTTTTGCCCAGGGTGCGGGCCCCGGCGCTGGTGCTCGAGGCCGCCCACGACGACACCGTGCCGGAAGCCGCGGTGCGGCGCTATTTTGCCCTGATAGGGGGCCCCCACAAGGGGTACCGGGTCTACCAGAGCCAGCACGATATGCTCCTGGATCCGCTGGCCCAGCAGATCTCCGACGATATCGCGGCCTGGCTGAAAGAAAAGCTGGTGTAA
- the fabZ gene encoding 3-hydroxyacyl-ACP dehydratase FabZ, with protein MDIYEILKFLPHRYPFLLIDRVLEADEKRFRALKNVSFNEPHFQGHFPGYPIMPGVLLIEAMAQGSVAVVTKQPEFKPGGLVFLVGVEEARFKKPVVPGDTLILEGELLAYRRGLGKVKVEARVEGELRAEATLSFVLRSDTGGAAS; from the coding sequence GTGGACATTTACGAGATCCTCAAGTTCCTGCCGCACCGCTACCCGTTCCTGCTGATTGACCGGGTGCTGGAAGCCGACGAAAAGCGTTTTCGGGCCTTGAAGAACGTATCATTCAACGAACCGCATTTTCAAGGCCATTTTCCTGGCTACCCCATCATGCCAGGGGTGTTGTTGATCGAGGCCATGGCCCAGGGCTCGGTGGCGGTGGTGACCAAACAGCCGGAATTCAAGCCGGGCGGGCTGGTGTTTTTGGTGGGGGTGGAGGAGGCCCGCTTCAAGAAGCCGGTGGTTCCGGGCGACACCCTGATTCTGGAAGGGGAGCTGCTGGCCTACCGGCGGGGTTTGGGGAAGGTAAAGGTTGAGGCCAGGGTAGAAGGCGAGTTGCGGGCCGAGGCCACCCTGAGCTTTGTGCTGCGCTCGGATACGGGAGGCGCTGCTTCGTGA
- a CDS encoding winged helix-turn-helix domain-containing protein encodes MGRRIAPIDWTESAEELEAQYRREKHLERRKRLQAMWLVRRGKAAQDAAKEVGIGRKTLNRWLAWYRAGGLQEVLKRVPGWGVKVSRAWLDQDQQLELRAESAQGSFRTYEEARQWVQQRFGVQYSYKGLYGLMARWKIHPKVPRPSAAKADAAAQARWKKGGSKP; translated from the coding sequence ATGGGTCGTAGGATTGCCCCAATCGATTGGACTGAAAGCGCAGAGGAGCTGGAGGCACAGTATAGACGGGAGAAGCACCTGGAACGACGTAAACGGCTGCAGGCGATGTGGCTGGTACGTCGAGGCAAAGCTGCACAGGATGCGGCCAAAGAAGTGGGGATTGGACGTAAAACCCTCAACCGGTGGCTGGCTTGGTATCGGGCCGGGGGATTGCAGGAGGTGTTGAAGCGCGTACCGGGCTGGGGGGTCAAGGTCAGTCGAGCCTGGTTGGATCAAGACCAACAACTGGAACTGCGAGCCGAGAGTGCCCAAGGAAGCTTTCGCACCTACGAAGAAGCGCGGCAGTGGGTGCAACAACGCTTTGGGGTGCAGTACAGCTATAAAGGCCTCTATGGGCTGATGGCTCGATGGAAGATTCACCCCAAAGTACCGCGACCGAGTGCTGCCAAGGCCGATGCGGCAGCGCAAGCGCGCTGGAAAAAGGGGGGCTCAAAGCCCTGA
- the lpxC gene encoding UDP-3-O-acyl-N-acetylglucosamine deacetylase, whose translation MTLRGIGLHSGEPSTVRFHPAEGPVRFWVGGLELRPLASSVVDTARCTVLGEHNLRLMTVEHLLAALFIRGIWEGLVIEVTGPEIPILDGSAQEWLAALEDFPAQGPQALPLSGAIRVEEGRSSVLAQPAEQFALTATILFPHPRIGYQQVQCPPTPLAALAPARTFGFLHEVEALRARGLIQGASLENALVFSEHGPVNTPRMLYEPVYHKALDFLGDLYLAGRPYRGQFVAHRASHRLHVELAKLLQS comes from the coding sequence ATGACCCTACGTGGAATCGGTCTTCATAGTGGCGAACCCAGCACGGTGCGGTTTCATCCGGCCGAGGGGCCGGTGCGGTTTTGGGTGGGGGGGCTCGAGCTGCGCCCGCTGGCCTCGAGCGTGGTGGATACCGCCCGTTGCACGGTATTGGGTGAGCATAACCTGCGCCTGATGACCGTAGAACACCTGCTGGCCGCCCTCTTTATTCGGGGCATCTGGGAGGGTTTGGTCATCGAGGTGACCGGCCCAGAGATTCCCATCCTGGACGGCAGCGCCCAGGAATGGCTGGCGGCCTTGGAGGACTTTCCGGCCCAGGGCCCCCAGGCGCTGCCGCTGAGCGGTGCCATCCGGGTCGAGGAGGGGCGCAGCAGTGTGCTGGCCCAGCCAGCGGAGCAGTTCGCCCTCACCGCCACCATCCTGTTCCCACACCCCAGAATTGGCTACCAGCAGGTGCAGTGCCCCCCCACGCCGCTGGCGGCGCTGGCCCCGGCCCGCACCTTTGGCTTTCTGCACGAGGTGGAGGCGCTGCGGGCCCGCGGCCTCATCCAGGGGGCTTCCTTGGAGAACGCCCTGGTCTTCAGCGAGCACGGCCCGGTCAATACACCCCGGATGCTGTACGAGCCTGTATACCACAAAGCCCTGGATTTTCTGGGCGACCTGTACCTGGCCGGCAGGCCCTACCGGGGACAGTTTGTGGCCCACCGGGCCTCGCACCGCCTGCACGTGGAGCTGGCCAAGCTGCTACAAAGCTAG
- a CDS encoding ABC transporter ATP-binding protein, whose protein sequence is MNLLGLLRPFWLQILLAAGLALLPAAAQAWLPTLVVKPLFDQVLSGQWERLGAVLWAGAGLLAVLVVSGYALEAFIGYLSLKIPAVWRERVFERLLQADLMALPASSGGLTGRLVADLKELEGFLFYSLGGLLVQGILLLALLFQLLLHYAQLTLYLLLVLPLMALLLGWLGAWVTRYSRRTQAAMERLAARMAEGFGRLELIRALDLQAFARARFRHSNQQQYRLGRTRALIAALNLPLGQLATTLLLGLLLALGVGAVQRGQMTPGDLTAFLTLLGLAVTPLQLLSRIGAGFAQAEGASARLVELLELPPAPAMGQLRPQTLAGGLELRNLSFAYPGSPATLQNLNLRIAPGSFTAIVGPSGAGKSTLLRLLLGLYRPSAGQVLLDGLELHSYEAGWLRARMAWVPQEPLLFAGTVQENLAALAPGARPEAMQQALDTVGLGREIGLQTPLEDDGGGLSVGQRQRLAIAAALLREAKILLLDEITSALDRTSEGQVMAALEAARLGRTVIVVAHRLSTVQHADQIVVMEKGRIVQVGSHAELMGSPGLYADFWRS, encoded by the coding sequence ATGAACCTGCTTGGCCTGCTACGTCCCTTTTGGCTGCAAATTCTGCTGGCGGCCGGGCTGGCTCTGCTGCCGGCGGCGGCCCAGGCCTGGCTGCCGACCCTGGTGGTCAAGCCGCTGTTTGATCAGGTGCTGTCGGGGCAGTGGGAGCGGCTCGGGGCGGTTTTATGGGCGGGGGCGGGTCTGCTGGCGGTGCTGGTGGTGAGCGGGTACGCGCTCGAGGCCTTTATAGGCTACCTTTCGCTCAAGATTCCGGCGGTCTGGCGGGAGCGGGTGTTCGAGCGGCTGCTGCAAGCCGACCTGATGGCCCTGCCGGCCTCCTCGGGCGGGCTGACCGGGCGGCTGGTGGCCGATCTGAAGGAGCTCGAGGGCTTTCTGTTCTACAGCCTGGGGGGGCTGCTGGTGCAGGGGATCTTGCTCCTGGCTTTGCTATTCCAGCTTTTGCTGCACTACGCCCAGCTCACTCTGTACCTGCTGCTGGTGCTCCCCCTCATGGCCTTGCTGCTGGGCTGGCTTGGGGCCTGGGTGACCCGCTACAGCCGGCGAACCCAGGCCGCTATGGAGCGCCTGGCGGCTCGCATGGCCGAGGGGTTCGGGCGGCTGGAACTGATCCGGGCCCTGGACTTGCAGGCCTTTGCGCGGGCGCGCTTCCGGCACAGCAACCAGCAGCAGTACCGGCTGGGTCGCACCCGCGCCCTGATCGCGGCCCTCAACCTGCCCCTGGGCCAGCTCGCCACCACGCTGCTGCTGGGCCTGCTGCTGGCCCTGGGGGTGGGGGCGGTGCAGCGCGGGCAGATGACCCCCGGTGACCTGACTGCCTTCCTCACCCTGCTGGGGCTGGCGGTGACCCCCCTGCAGCTTCTGAGCCGGATCGGCGCCGGGTTTGCCCAGGCCGAGGGGGCCTCGGCCCGCCTGGTGGAGCTGCTCGAGCTGCCCCCGGCCCCAGCCATGGGGCAGCTCCGACCCCAGACCCTGGCGGGGGGCCTCGAGCTGCGAAACCTGAGCTTTGCCTACCCCGGCAGCCCAGCCACCCTGCAAAACCTCAACCTGCGCATTGCCCCGGGCTCCTTCACAGCCATTGTGGGCCCTTCGGGGGCGGGCAAGAGCACCCTGCTGCGCTTGCTGCTGGGCCTGTACCGTCCCAGTGCGGGCCAGGTCTTGCTGGATGGCCTCGAGCTACACAGCTACGAGGCGGGGTGGTTGCGGGCCCGCATGGCCTGGGTTCCGCAGGAGCCCCTGCTGTTCGCCGGAACTGTACAGGAGAACCTGGCCGCGCTGGCCCCCGGCGCCCGTCCGGAAGCCATGCAGCAAGCCCTGGATACCGTGGGCCTGGGCCGGGAAATTGGTCTGCAAACCCCGCTCGAGGACGACGGGGGCGGGCTTTCGGTGGGGCAGCGGCAGCGCCTGGCCATTGCGGCGGCCCTGCTGCGAGAGGCCAAAATTCTGTTGCTCGACGAGATTACCAGCGCCCTCGACCGCACCAGCGAGGGGCAGGTGATGGCCGCCCTCGAGGCCGCCCGCCTGGGCCGCACGGTGATCGTGGTGGCGCACCGCCTCTCCACCGTGCAGCACGCCGATCAGATCGTGGTGATGGAAAAGGGCCGGATCGTGCAGGTGGGCAGCCACGCCGAGCTGATGGGTTCGCCCGGCCTCTACGCGGATTTCTGGAGAAGTTAA
- a CDS encoding sugar synthetase, translated as MRSEVEPKMLDEILLLTNGPGELSTWVPPVLTRLRQRVPGARIELFLIRDQFAAGTEQTKAEALQLDALSGRSALFRRLLERKTGRRGLVLLLGGAPRDAVLLGRATGYPAFSYTFDARAHHPGLRAVLVDSERTRAAMQARGVNPARIEVVGNLVVDALHEAPAVAAPAADVLLLAGSRPFAARYLLGFLLAAAEQMAKARPDLRFAWVRSRLLPEAVVAEALEGGLAKELGGVGARWVGDRLQTAGGLEVLVLDEPQRYAAMRRAQLAITIPGTNTLELALAGLPSLVLLPLHKPEMLPLEGLWHWLLSGPGLRSLKQRFVWRLAARLPHLALPNLWLNERVFPELRGVFSPAEVASAGLELLEPQRARDVRARLKRLDAQPGADKLVEYVLARC; from the coding sequence TTGAGGTCTGAAGTCGAACCCAAGATGCTGGACGAAATTCTGCTATTGACCAACGGCCCCGGCGAGCTTTCGACCTGGGTGCCGCCTGTGTTGACGCGCCTGCGGCAGCGGGTGCCCGGGGCCCGCATCGAGCTGTTCCTGATCCGCGACCAGTTTGCCGCCGGAACCGAGCAGACCAAGGCCGAAGCACTGCAACTGGACGCCCTCTCGGGCCGCTCCGCGCTTTTCCGCAGGCTCTTGGAGCGCAAGACGGGCCGCCGTGGGCTGGTGCTGTTGCTGGGGGGGGCGCCCCGCGACGCGGTGCTGCTGGGCCGGGCCACGGGCTACCCGGCTTTTTCCTATACCTTCGATGCCAGGGCCCATCACCCCGGCTTACGGGCGGTGCTGGTGGACTCCGAGCGCACCCGGGCGGCCATGCAGGCTCGAGGGGTAAACCCGGCCCGCATCGAGGTGGTGGGTAATCTGGTGGTGGACGCCCTCCACGAAGCACCGGCGGTCGCGGCCCCAGCCGCCGATGTGCTGCTGCTGGCCGGTAGCCGCCCCTTTGCGGCCCGCTACCTGCTGGGGTTCTTGCTGGCGGCAGCCGAACAGATGGCTAAAGCCCGGCCCGACCTGCGCTTTGCCTGGGTGAGGAGCCGCTTGCTGCCGGAAGCGGTGGTAGCCGAGGCGCTGGAGGGTGGGCTGGCGAAGGAGCTGGGCGGGGTGGGGGCCCGCTGGGTGGGGGATCGCCTGCAGACCGCTGGGGGCCTCGAGGTTCTGGTGCTGGATGAGCCCCAGCGCTATGCGGCCATGCGCCGCGCGCAGCTGGCGATTACCATTCCTGGAACCAACACCCTCGAGTTGGCCCTGGCCGGCCTGCCCTCGCTGGTGTTGCTGCCGCTGCACAAGCCGGAGATGCTGCCGTTGGAGGGCCTCTGGCACTGGCTTTTGAGCGGGCCGGGCCTCCGCAGCCTCAAGCAGCGCTTCGTCTGGCGGTTGGCGGCGCGCCTGCCCCACCTGGCCCTGCCCAACCTGTGGCTGAACGAGCGGGTTTTCCCTGAGCTGCGCGGGGTTTTTAGCCCGGCTGAGGTGGCCTCTGCGGGCCTCGAGCTGCTCGAGCCCCAGCGGGCCCGGGACGTCCGGGCCCGGCTAAAGCGCCTGGACGCCCAGCCCGGAGCCGATAAGCTGGTGGAGTATGTGCTGGCCCGCTGCTGA
- the lpxA gene encoding acyl-ACP--UDP-N-acetylglucosamine O-acyltransferase, with protein sequence MSQVAIHPTAVVSPKAHLAPDVKIGPYAVVEGPCELGPGVEVGPHAVIHPYVRLAAGVRVGPHAVLGGLPQDLSFKGQETWLEVGENTVLREGVILHRSTKEEAPTRIGAGCYLMGHVHVGHDAQVGNGVILTQSVALAGHVEIGDYAVVGGLAGIHQFVRVGSRAMVGGLAKVTRDVLPFSLADGSPALHYRLNTVGLRRAGIHGERYRALEQAFRAVREGRPLEGLPDTEEVQMLKAFLAGPSRRRLSGFVRGEPDFEV encoded by the coding sequence GTGAGTCAGGTCGCCATACACCCCACTGCGGTGGTTTCCCCTAAAGCCCATCTGGCCCCGGACGTAAAGATTGGCCCGTATGCGGTGGTAGAAGGCCCCTGTGAGCTAGGGCCTGGGGTGGAGGTGGGGCCTCACGCGGTCATCCACCCGTATGTGCGGCTGGCTGCCGGGGTTCGGGTGGGGCCCCACGCGGTGCTGGGGGGCCTCCCGCAGGATCTGAGTTTCAAAGGGCAGGAGACCTGGCTCGAGGTCGGGGAAAACACCGTCTTGCGCGAGGGGGTGATCCTGCACCGCTCCACCAAAGAGGAAGCGCCCACCCGGATCGGCGCGGGCTGCTACCTGATGGGCCATGTGCACGTGGGCCACGACGCCCAGGTGGGCAACGGCGTGATTCTGACCCAGAGCGTGGCGCTGGCCGGGCACGTGGAGATTGGCGATTATGCCGTGGTGGGGGGGTTGGCCGGTATTCACCAGTTTGTGCGGGTGGGCAGCCGGGCTATGGTGGGTGGGCTGGCCAAGGTGACCCGGGATGTCCTGCCCTTTAGCCTGGCCGACGGCAGCCCGGCCCTGCACTACCGGCTCAACACGGTGGGGCTGCGCCGGGCGGGTATCCACGGCGAGCGCTACCGGGCCCTCGAGCAGGCCTTCCGGGCGGTGCGTGAGGGCCGCCCCCTCGAGGGCTTACCCGATACCGAGGAGGTACAGATGCTCAAAGCCTTCCTGGCGGGGCCTTCCAGGCGCCGTCTCTCGGGCTTCGTGCGGGGCGAGCCGGATTTTGAGGTCTGA
- a CDS encoding RNA-binding protein has protein sequence MTERMDAMQEYLKKARGGRVVQTPFLEALALEELRRQAQQEGLRLETFGGLPMASRQVAVLFPEHIPAVSDPTTVVFLAFEGDLEALEDRLRALLEPGLLGDLEETPEGFLLATLPKGLKTLQEAGFQAKEAAPEQLPRTRERTRSVVVPSLRVDVVGAKGFGVSRTYFAQGVKAGKVKLRGKTASAKDEVTEGDHLLAEGLGSLVVKKVLGQTKRGNVKLELEVHR, from the coding sequence ATGACCGAAAGGATGGACGCCATGCAGGAATACCTGAAAAAAGCTCGAGGGGGCCGGGTGGTGCAGACCCCCTTTCTGGAGGCCCTTGCGCTGGAGGAACTCCGCCGGCAGGCCCAGCAGGAGGGGCTGCGCCTCGAGACCTTTGGGGGGTTGCCCATGGCCTCGAGGCAGGTGGCGGTGCTTTTCCCGGAACACATCCCTGCGGTATCCGACCCCACCACGGTGGTCTTTCTGGCCTTTGAGGGTGACCTCGAGGCCCTGGAAGACAGGCTGCGCGCGCTGCTGGAACCGGGGCTGCTGGGGGATCTCGAGGAGACCCCGGAAGGCTTCCTGCTGGCCACCCTTCCCAAGGGCCTCAAAACCCTGCAAGAAGCCGGTTTTCAGGCCAAAGAAGCCGCGCCCGAGCAGTTGCCCAGAACGCGCGAACGCACCCGCAGCGTGGTGGTGCCCAGCCTGCGGGTGGACGTGGTGGGGGCCAAGGGCTTTGGGGTCTCGCGCACCTACTTTGCCCAGGGGGTCAAGGCCGGTAAGGTCAAACTCCGGGGCAAGACCGCCTCGGCCAAGGACGAGGTAACCGAGGGCGACCACCTGCTGGCCGAAGGGCTGGGCAGCCTGGTGGTCAAAAAGGTGCTGGGCCAGACCAAGCGGGGCAATGTGAAGCTGGAGCTCGAGGTGCACCGATAA